A segment of the Vibrio aquimaris genome:
CATGCTGCGTAAAAGCTCCGAAAAGAAATTGGACAACCGAGAACGCCACCAAAAACGGCGCAGTTAAAAGGCGCTCTTACTCAAACCAGACATTAGTGATAGAATGCCCCCAATTCGTTAAGGACTCTTGTCAGTCCACCAGTATTCCGTTGTGAAACGTTAAAGAGAGAACACTATGCCATCCGAACCAAAGCGCCTGAATAAATTTATTAGTGAAACCGGTTTTTGCTCGCGAAGAGAAGCAGACCGACTGATTGAGCAAGGCCGTGTCACCATTAATGGTCAAGTCCCCGAAATGGGTACTAAGGTACAAAGTGGCGATCACGTTTGCGTTGATGGCAACCCGATTTGCGAGGCTACCGAGCGCCCTATCTATATCGCGCTAAATAAACCAACGGGCATCACCTGCACCACAGAAAGAAACATTGCTGGTAACATCGTTGACTTTATTGGCCATAAAAAACGTATTTTCCCGATTGGACGCTTAGATAAACCCTCTGATGGTTTGATCTTTTTAACCAACGATGGCGATATCGTCAACAAAATCCTTCGTGCGGGTAACAATCACGAGAAAGAATACGTGGTTCGAGTCAACAAGCCCATCACAGATCAATTCATCAAAAAGATGAGCGCCGGCGTTGATATCCTTGATACCACCACCTTGCCTTGTAAAGTCACCAAGGAAACCAAGTTTTCCTTTCGTATTGTGTTAACACAGGGGCTAAATCGACAAATTCGCCGAATGTGTGAGGCGCTCGATTATGAAGTGTTTAAACTGCGCCGCGTTCGCATTATGAATATTACCCTAGATGGTATTCCAAACGGCCAGTGGCGCTATCTAACAGACAGCGAAGTGGAACAAATTCTGACGATGTGTGAGCACTCTAGCGGTACAGAAGATGCCTCAAAAACCGATACTCAGGGTAAAACAATACGCAGAGCAACGGACGCAAAGCTATTTGATAGCCGCGAGGAAAACCAAGGCTCAAAAGCAAGACGTAATCAAAAAACGCGCACTTTTAAAGGCAAAGACGCCGATAAGTATCGCCGTAGCCCCAATGCTAAAAAGACTCGCTCTGAATCCCCTGAGGCAAGAGCAAAACAAGGAAAATCTAACCCTCATTCAGGCCAAAAAGCCCAGCCTAGAAAATCAGGTACATTAAGCCTAAAAAAGTAGCCTGCTAGCGAAACTATCCCTTTTAGAAGTCAAAGCTATTTAGCCCATGTTAAATAGCTTTTTTATTTATGGGTCACCAAACAAGCTTAGCTTTACGATTTGGTAAGCACTTTAGCCACACTAGGACAGGTAATGTCATTAGGCTTGTCAGCGCCATATCGGCTAGGGTGTGATAACCTTGATA
Coding sequences within it:
- the rluF gene encoding 23S rRNA pseudouridine(2604) synthase RluF, whose amino-acid sequence is MPSEPKRLNKFISETGFCSRREADRLIEQGRVTINGQVPEMGTKVQSGDHVCVDGNPICEATERPIYIALNKPTGITCTTERNIAGNIVDFIGHKKRIFPIGRLDKPSDGLIFLTNDGDIVNKILRAGNNHEKEYVVRVNKPITDQFIKKMSAGVDILDTTTLPCKVTKETKFSFRIVLTQGLNRQIRRMCEALDYEVFKLRRVRIMNITLDGIPNGQWRYLTDSEVEQILTMCEHSSGTEDASKTDTQGKTIRRATDAKLFDSREENQGSKARRNQKTRTFKGKDADKYRRSPNAKKTRSESPEARAKQGKSNPHSGQKAQPRKSGTLSLKK